A genomic window from Phocoena sinus isolate mPhoSin1 chromosome 20, mPhoSin1.pri, whole genome shotgun sequence includes:
- the MBTD1 gene encoding MBT domain-containing protein 1 isoform X9 produces MGTCWGDISENVRVEVPNTDCSLPTKVFWIAGIVKLAGYNALLRYEGFENDSGLDFWCNICGSDIHPVGWCAASGKPLVPPRTIQHKYTNWKAFLVKRLTGAKTLPPDFSQKVSESMQYPFKPCMRVEVVDKRHLCRTRVAVVESVIGGRLRLVYEESEDRTDDFWCHMHSPLIHHIGWSRSIGHRFKRSDITKKQDGHFDTPPHLFAKVKEVDQSGEWFKEGMKLEAIDPLNLSTICVATIRKVLADGFLMIGIDGSEAADGSDWFCYHATSPSIFPVGFCEINMIELTPPRGYTKLPFKWFDYLRETGSIAAPVKLFNKDVPNHGFRVGMKLEAVDLMEPRLICVATVTRIIHRLLRIHFDGWEEEYDQWVDCESPDLYPVGWCQLTGYQLQPPASQSSRESQSGSSKQKKKAKSQQYKGHKKKRKMPIGKKPVSLSSLPMTGGVRRSFSGGEELTPPLYRALPAQTALEAFPPPRTSREFSPSLKTVTTLQLKEELIDGEDYNFLQGASDQESNGSANFYIKQEP; encoded by the exons ATGGGGACCTGCTGGGGTGATATCTCAGAAAATGTGAGAGTAGAAGTTCCCAATACAGACTGCAGCCTACCTACCAAAGTCTTCTGGATTGCTGGGATTGTAAAATTAGCAG GCTACAATGCCCTTTTAAGATATGAAGGATTTGAAAATGACTCTGGTCTGGACTTCTGGTGCAATATATGTGGTTCTGATATCCATCCAGTTGGTTGGTGTGCAGCCAGTGGAAAACCTCTTGTCCCTCCCAGAA ctattcagCATAAGTATACAAACTGGAAAGCTTTTCTAGTGAAACGACTTACTGGTGCCAAAACACTTCCTCCCGATTTCTCACAAAAG GTTTCAGAGAGCATGCAGTATCCTTTCAAACCTTGCATGAGAGTAGAAGTGGTTGACAAGAGGCATTTGTGTCGAACACGAGTGGCAGTGGTGGAAAGTGTAATTGGAGGAAGATTAAGACTAGTGTATGAAGAGAGTGAAGATAGAACAGATGACTTCTGGTGCCATATGCACAGCCCACTAATCCATCATATCGGTTGGTCTCGAAGCATAGGCCATCGATTCAAAAGATCTG ATATTACAAAGAAACAGGATGGACATTTTGATACACCACCACATTTATTTGCTAAG GTAAAAGAAGTAGACCAGAGTGGGGAATGGTTcaaggaaggaatgaaattggaagcTATAGACCCATTAAATCTTTCCACAATATGTGTTGCGACCATTAGAAAG GTGCTGGCTGATGGATTCCTGATGATTGGGATCGATGGCTCAGAAGCAGCCGACGGATCTGACTGGTTCTGTTATCATGCAACCTCCCCTTCTATTTTCCCTGTTGGTTTCTGTGAAATTAACATGATTGAACTTACTCCACCCAGAG GTTACACAAAACTTCCTTTTAAATGGTTTGACTACCTCAGGGAAACTGGCTCCATTGCAGCACCAGTAAAACTATTTAATAAG GATGTTCCAAATCACGGATTTCGTgtaggaatgaaattagaagcaGTAGATCTCATGGAGCCACGATTAATATGTGTAGCCACAGTAACTCGAATTATTCATCGTCTCTTGAGGATACATTTTGATGGATGGGAAGAAGAATATGATCAGTGGGTAGACTGTGAATCCCCTGACCTCTATCCTGTAGGGTGGTGTCAATTAACTGGATATCAACTACAGCCTCCAGCATCACAGT catCAAGAGAAAGCCAATCAGGTTcatcaaaacagaagaaaaaggctAAGTCCCAGCAATACAAAGGACATAAGAAAA AGAGGAAGATGCCAATTGGGAAGAAGCCTGTCAGTTTGTCGAGCCTGCCCATGACAGGTGGGGTACGGAGGAGCTTCTCTGGTGGCGAAGAGTTGACTCCCCCTCTATATCGAGCCCTTCCAGCACAGACAGCCCTGGAGGCCTTCCCACCTCCCCGCACTAGCCGAGAGTTCAGTCCCAGCCTCAAAACAG tgaCTACATTGCAGCTGAAGGAGGAGTTGATAGATGGAGAGGATTATAATTTCCTCCAAGGAGCCTCTGATCAGGAAAGCAATGGCTCTGCCAACTTCTACATCAAGCAAGAGCCCTGA